A stretch of the Deltaproteobacteria bacterium genome encodes the following:
- a CDS encoding citrate synthase: MGTTAKIEIEGKTYEFPVVVGTENEKGIDIRTLRDKTGYITLDPGYPNTGSCLSGITYIDGEKGILRYRGIPIEDLAEKSDFVEVSYLLIYGHLPTKKERAWFSNGLTRHSLIHEDLLRILSDLPPNTHPMATLSAVVCAMSAYYPQFLDPDLSKDKVDALILSMLSKVRTIAAFAYKKSIGQPIIYPKNDLSYCGNFLRMMYGVPAEPYVVDPDLEKVMNLLLILHADHEQNCSTSTVRLVGSSRANLFASLSAAILALWGPLHGGANQKVIEMLELIQAEGGNYKKFMEMAKDKNSSFKLFGFGHRVYKNYDPRAKIIKNACDLVLKKLGVDDPILDIAKNLEKIALEDSYFIERKLYPNVDFYSGIIYRAMGIPVNMFTVMFALGRLPGWIAQWKEMIEENAKIGRPRQIYVGNVKSPYVPTDQRK; the protein is encoded by the coding sequence ATGGGAACAACAGCAAAAATTGAGATCGAAGGCAAGACCTATGAATTTCCTGTGGTGGTGGGGACAGAAAATGAAAAAGGCATTGATATTCGAACGCTTCGAGATAAAACCGGCTATATCACTTTAGACCCTGGTTATCCCAACACGGGTTCTTGCCTTTCGGGCATCACTTACATCGATGGTGAAAAGGGAATTTTGCGTTATCGTGGCATCCCCATCGAGGATTTGGCTGAAAAGTCAGACTTTGTTGAAGTGTCTTATTTGCTGATTTACGGGCACCTCCCCACTAAAAAAGAGCGGGCCTGGTTTAGCAATGGGTTGACTCGCCACTCATTGATTCATGAAGATCTCTTGCGCATTTTGTCGGATTTACCTCCCAACACTCATCCCATGGCAACCTTGAGTGCGGTGGTATGCGCCATGTCGGCTTACTATCCGCAATTTTTGGATCCTGATTTGAGTAAAGACAAGGTCGATGCATTAATCCTCAGTATGCTTTCCAAAGTTCGTACCATCGCGGCCTTTGCCTATAAAAAATCCATTGGGCAGCCGATTATCTATCCAAAAAATGATTTGAGCTATTGTGGTAATTTTTTGCGCATGATGTACGGCGTACCAGCAGAACCTTATGTTGTTGATCCTGACTTAGAAAAGGTCATGAACCTTCTTTTGATTCTTCACGCCGATCACGAGCAAAACTGTTCCACCTCCACGGTACGTTTGGTGGGTTCTTCGCGTGCCAATTTGTTTGCCTCGCTTTCTGCAGCCATTTTGGCCTTGTGGGGGCCATTACATGGTGGTGCAAATCAAAAAGTCATCGAGATGCTAGAACTCATTCAAGCCGAGGGTGGCAATTATAAAAAATTTATGGAGATGGCTAAAGATAAGAACTCTTCTTTTAAATTATTTGGGTTTGGGCATCGCGTGTATAAAAATTACGACCCACGGGCCAAGATCATTAAAAATGCCTGTGATTTGGTGCTGAAAAAATTAGGCGTTGATGACCCCATCCTCGACATCGCGAAAAATTTAGAAAAGATTGCCTTAGAAGATTCTTATTTTATCGAAAGAAAACTTTATCCCAACGTCGATTTTTATTCGGGCATCATTTACCGAGCCATGGGTATTCCCGTGAACATGTTTACGGTGATGTTTGCCTTGGGTCGTTTGCCAGGGTGGATTGCCCAATGGAAAGAGATGATCGAAGAGAACGCCAAGATTGGTAGGCCAAGGCAAATCTACGTTGGTAATGTAAAGAGCCCTTACGTTCCAACCGATCAACGTAAATAA
- a CDS encoding toxin HicA: MLPKELANPRNVKFHDLLKICTHYFGKPRKAGSHNTFPTPWGELLTIQSDGNTAKSYQVRQVRTAITRLMEAQSEVHD; encoded by the coding sequence GTGCTTCCAAAGGAATTGGCAAATCCGAGGAATGTAAAATTCCATGATCTGCTGAAAATTTGCACTCATTACTTCGGAAAACCTAGAAAAGCCGGTAGTCATAACACTTTCCCGACGCCGTGGGGTGAGCTATTAACTATCCAAAGCGATGGCAACACGGCTAAATCTTACCAGGTCAGACAAGTCCGTACAGCCATCACGAGATTGATGGAAGCACAAAGCGAGGTTCATGATTGA